In Kiritimatiellia bacterium, the genomic window TTCCAGGTCGTCATGGGGCGCACGCTGTCGGCCGAGCAGTTCGTCGTGCTGGCCACGATGCTGAACATCGTCCTCGTCCTGGCCACGCCGATGGACGCGGTGCGCACGGCCATGGCGCATTTCGCGTCGCGCTTGAGCGGGGAGGGCCGGGCCGGGGAGATCCGCGGGCTGCTTGGGCGCAGCTTCGCGATGATGACCTGGGCGGCGGTCCCGGTCGTGCTGGCCGCGCTGGCGTTCGGGCCCGCGCTGGCGGCCTGGTTCAAGCTGGCCTCGGCCTGGCCGGTGGTCCTGACCGGCCTGATCGTGGCGGGCTCGTTCTACATGCCGGTTTTCATCGGCGCGTTGCAGGGCGTGCAGCGCTTCGGGTGGATGGTCGCCGCGCAACACAGCTGGAGCGTGGTCCGGCTGGCGCTTGGCTGGCTGCTGGTGGCCGCGGTCGCGCCGCTGGCGGTCTGGGGCCTGGCGGGGCAGCTGGCGGGCGTGGCCGCCAGCGTCGCGTGCGGCGGGCTCGGCTGGCTCGCGGTTTCCCGCGGGGAACCGGGCGATGCGCGCGCCCGGCCCGCGGGCGTGTTCCGGTACTTCGGGTTTTCGCTCCTGATCCTCGGCGGCTTCGCCGTGCTCATGAACGCCGATCTCATCCTGGTCCGCGGCCTGTTCACGCCGGAGGCGGCGCAGCCGTTCGCGCGGGCGGCGACGATCGGCCGGTCCGTCGTGTTCGTCTCGATCCCGATCGCCCTGGCGATGTTCCCGAAAGTGACCTCGGCGGGCGAGGTGGCGGCGGGGAGCCGCGGGACGCTGGGCCGGGCCTTCGCGTTCGCGTCGCTGGTGATCCTGCTGGCCGTCGGGGCGGTGTCCTTCTGGCCCGCCCTGCCGCTGCGGATCCTGTTCAAGGTGGCCGACCCGGACGCGGAGCTGGTCCGGCTGGTGCGGACCGTGACGTGGGCGATGAGCCCGCTGGGGCTGGCCTACCTGGCCATGCATTTCGAGTTGGCCCAGCACCGTTTCCGGCCGGCCCTGCCGCTGCTGGCCTGCGCCGCCGCTTACGTGCTGGCCGTCGCCCTGCGCCACGGGGAAGTGGGGCACGTGGTCCAGGCGCTGGCGGCCAGTTCCTGGCTGGCGGTGATCTGGTTGCTCGCCGGCCTGCCGTGGCGGCGTCGCGGGAGCTCCGCCCTCCAAGACATCTCCCCTTTGAATTCAGTTGGAGGGTCGAGCTCCCGCGAGACCGCGCAGGCGAAAGATCGTCCGGTGCCCGGACCGGGACGCCCCTGCGTTTTTTTCGATCGCGACGGCATCGTGAACCGGTCGCCCGGCCCCGGCTACGTCGAGCGCGTGGAGGATTTTTACCTGCTCCCGGAATTCGTCGAGGCCCTCCGCGTCGTCCGCGCTCGCGGTTACGAAGCGGTGATCGTGACGAACCAGCGCGGCGTGGCGCTGGGCCGGATGACCGCGGAGACGGTGCAGGCCATGCACGACGAGCTGGCCCGGCGGCTGCGCGCCGAGGGGCTGGACCTGCTGGACATCCGGGTCTGCACGGCGAACGACAACAGCCACCCCGACCGCAAGCCGAACCCGGGCATGATCCTGACCGCTGCCCGCCGGCACGGGCTCGACCTGTCGCGGTCCTGGATGGTCGGCGATCACGAGCGGGACATGGAGGCGGGTCGCCGGGCGGGTTGCCGGACGGTCCTGGTGGGAGGGGAGGGCGAGCCCCAGCCTGCCTCGACGGACTTCCGGATCCGCGACATGGCGGACTTGCCGGCCTTCCTCGAAGCGCATTTGTGATTCACGCGGGCCGGCTTATCCCTTGCCGACGGCCGGATCGCGGATTATAGTGCCCGCGCAATCGGAGTGCGATCATGGCCATCGAGCGATCGGAACAGTACCTTGAAATTGTCATCCGCGCGGCGCGGCGGGTGGATTTGCGGACCGTGGAGCGGTTCATCGACCTGCTGGAGGCCGCGTACCGGGACGGGCGCGCCGTCTACTTCATCGGCAACGGCGGCAGCGCGGCCAACGCCTCGCACTTCGCCGAGGATCTCTCCATGGGCGCCATGCCCGACCTCGAGGGGAAGCGCTTCCGCGTGTTGAGCCTCACCGACAACACCTCCTACATCACCGCGCTGGCCAACGACAAGGGCTTCGACCGCGTGTTCGAGCTCCAGCTCCGGCAGTTCGGGCAGAAGGGCGACCTGCTCGTGGTCATCAGCGGCTCCGGCAACAGCCCCAACGTCGTGCGGGCGGCGGAGTACGCGAAGTCCATCGGGATGATCGTGGTGGCGCTCACCGGCTTTGACGGCGGGAAGATGAGGGCGCTGGCCGATCTCAACGTCCACGTGCCGCACCCGAACATGTGCCAGTCCGAGGCGGTGCATTCGATCCTGCAGCATCTGGTAGCCGACCTGCTCAAGGAACGGCTGTCCGCCCCGGCCCCGCGTCCCGCGGCGAGAGGCCGCCAGCGATAAGGCCGCAGATGGGCTCCCGGACCCAGCCTGCGGCCGTCCCGTCCCGGTTTTCCCCCGGCCTGATCCTGGCGGCCGCGCTCCTCCTGTCGGCGTTCGTGCTGCGGTTCGCGCGGCTGGGTCACACCCCGATGTGGATCGACGAGCTGGACGTCTTCTGGAACTCCCGGTCGGAGCGCGGCCCGCTGGACGTGATCCTGTACACGCTGGGGAATTGCTTCGAGATCAACACGAACGAGCAGATGCCTTTCCAGTATGCCTGGCTGAAGCTGTTCCTGGGCCTGTATCGGCTTCTGGGCATCACCGAACCGGGCGCGGCGCTGATCCGCCTGCCCATGGCCCTGCTGGGCTGGCTGGCCGTGGGGCTGCTCTATCCCGTCGCGCGCCGCCTGTACGGGCGCGCCACCGGGTTGTGGGCGCTGGGGCTGGGCGCCGTGTCTTTCTTCCAGGTCTATCAGAGCCGCGACGCAACGGCCTACAATCCGCTGATGTTCTTCCTGGCGCTGCACCTGCTGGGCGCGACCGGCTGGCTGCGCGCGGAGCCGCCGCGCCTCGGGGACCGCCTCGCCTTTGTCGCCGGCGCGGCGGGCCTGCTGCTGTCGCACCTATCGGCGTGGTTTTTCCTGGGGGCCGAGGGCCTGCTCTGGGCGGGCCGGGCGGCGTGGCGGCGCTGGCGCGGCGCGGAGAAGCGGACTTGGAGCGCCGAGTGGCGGGGCGGGGCGTTCGAGCCGGCGGGCTGGCTGCTCCTGTGCGCGCTGCCGTTCCTGATCGTGCCGTGGCGCGCGATCACAGCCTACCAGCCGCCGGGCCTCAAGGAGGAGGTGGAGATCAGCACGCTGTCGTGGCCCTTTCTCCGCTACCAGTTGGCGCATTTCGGGTGGGGCCTCGGCGCCGGGCGCCTGGCCGGATTCGCGCTGGCCCTGGCGGGCGGCGCGGCGGCCTTGTTCAGCGTCCGGTCAACCCGCGCCCGCGGCGCGGCCCACCTGTTCATGCTGGCGGCGCCGGTGCTGCTGCTGTTCGCCGTGCCGCACTCGCTGGTGTTCCCGCGCTACCTTACGATCGTCTATTTCCCGCTGCTGATCCTGGCCGCGCGGGGTCTGGCCTGGTGGACGGAGCAGGCGGGCCGCGCGTTGCGGCTCCCGGCGCGCTGGGCGTTCCTTCCCGCCGCCGCCGTCGCCGCGCTGGTCGCGGCCTGGCACGTCCGCCCGATGGCTCAACTCTTCGCGCTCCGCACGAAGCTGATGCCCGTGCCCCAGCTGATCGAGTGGCTGGAGTCCCGGCTTCCGGAGAACGGCCTGTACGTCTGGGAATCCGGCTACAACCTGCGTGACGTGCCCGGGGCCTACCCGGTCCGCGGCCGGCAGGCGGCGTTCATGACCATGCACTCCGGGACCATCCGCGCGCCGGGCGTCGCGGAGCGCCTGGCGCCGATGGGCCGCGACCTGTTCCAGCGGTTCCCCCTCGCCGCGCTGCTGGCCACGGGATTCCCCGAGCCGCCGGCCGAAGGGCCCTGGGCGTGGATCGCCACGGACTTCGCCCGCCGGGAAGTCATCCGCAACGAAGGCCTGGAAGCCCTGCACCGCTACGGGTTCAGCCCTCACGGCGTCGTGTACCCGGCCAACCTGAATATTGTCTGCTACTTCAACCGGCCGGAGGATCTGTCGGCGCGGCAGGCCGCCGACGGTTCTCCGTTCTTGGCCTATCCGGACGGGCCGGGCTGGCGCTATCTCCAGACCCGCGAGGGCCTGCTGTTCGCGTGCCCGGAGCCGGCCGGCGCGTTGCGCGTGCGCAACCCGTCCGGCGAAACGCGGGCCGCGCGGGTGCGGCTCGAGGGCGCAGTCCAGGCGGCCGGCAGTTTGCGGGTGACCGGCCCGGACGGGCAGGTCTTGACGCGAACCCTTCAACCCGGTAATCAGGTGAGGCAGGAGTTCGGCCCGTTCTCTTTCCCGCCCGGCGATCACGAGGTGCGGATGGAGTTCTGGCCGTCCGGCCGGAATGCCCTGCTGGTCTACGCCTTCCAGGTGATTCCGGGAGACGCCGAACCATAAAGGAGCCGGGCATGCCGGAAGCGAAAATACTGGATTTGGACAGGCTGGCGGAAGTGGTGGCGAAGGCCCGGGCCCAGGGCCGGGTCGTGGTGCACTGTCACGGCGTCTTCGACCTGCTGCACATCGGCCACATCCGCTACTTCGAGCAGGCCAGGCGGATGGGGGATCTCCTGATCGTGACCCTGACGCCCGACCGGTACGTGGACAAGGGGCCGCACCGCCCGGCCTTCACGCAGGACCTGCGCGCGGAGTCCATCGCCTCGCTCTCGTGCGTGGACTACGTGGCCATCAACCGCTGGCCGACCGCCGAGGAGACCCTGCGGCTCCTTCGGCCCGACCTCTACGTCAAGGGGTCCGAGTTCAAGGAAATCACCAGCGACATGACCGGCAAGATCGGCCGCGAGGAAAAGGTCGTCCGCGAAGTCGGCGCCCGCCTGGCCTTCACCGAGGACATCGTGTTCAGTTCCAGCAACCTCATCAACACCCACATGTCCCTGTTCCCGGTCGAGGTGAAGGAGTACCTGAACCTCTTCAAGACGCGGTACTCGCTGGACCAGGTCCAGGAGGCGCTCGGCCGGCTCTCGAAGCTCAAGGTGCTCGTCATCGGCGACACGATCATCGACACCTACGTGTACTGCGAGGCCATCGGCAAGTCGTCCAAGGATCCCGTGCTCGCCCTGCGGCACCAGTCCGAGGACAGCTTCGCGGGCGGGGTGCTGGCCGTGGCCAACCACGTGGCGAACTTCGCGGGCCGCGTGGAGCTGTTCACCGTGCTGGGCACGGTGAACACGCGGCAGGAGTTCATCACCTCGAGCCTGGCCTCCAACGTCACGCCGCATTTCTTCCTGCGGCCCGGCGCGCCGACGATCGTGAAGCAGCGCTTCCTCGAGGGCTACTCGCTGTCCAAGCTGCTGGAGATCTATTACATGGACCAGTCCGACATCCCGGACGAGACGGTCCGCG contains:
- a CDS encoding SIS domain-containing protein gives rise to the protein MAIERSEQYLEIVIRAARRVDLRTVERFIDLLEAAYRDGRAVYFIGNGGSAANASHFAEDLSMGAMPDLEGKRFRVLSLTDNTSYITALANDKGFDRVFELQLRQFGQKGDLLVVISGSGNSPNVVRAAEYAKSIGMIVVALTGFDGGKMRALADLNVHVPHPNMCQSEAVHSILQHLVADLLKERLSAPAPRPAARGRQR
- a CDS encoding adenylyltransferase/cytidyltransferase family protein, which gives rise to MPEAKILDLDRLAEVVAKARAQGRVVVHCHGVFDLLHIGHIRYFEQARRMGDLLIVTLTPDRYVDKGPHRPAFTQDLRAESIASLSCVDYVAINRWPTAEETLRLLRPDLYVKGSEFKEITSDMTGKIGREEKVVREVGARLAFTEDIVFSSSNLINTHMSLFPVEVKEYLNLFKTRYSLDQVQEALGRLSKLKVLVIGDTIIDTYVYCEAIGKSSKDPVLALRHQSEDSFAGGVLAVANHVANFAGRVELFTVLGTVNTRQEFITSSLASNVTPHFFLRPGAPTIVKQRFLEGYSLSKLLEIYYMDQSDIPDETVREVKAALEEKLEECDLVVVADYGHGMMAKPIRHLLCEKAKFLAVNTQANAGNRGFNTITRYPRVDFGCIAEHEMRLEMRDAEGELRPMIEKLAPHLKSRLFVVTRGKKGALIWTADGEFVIVPAFAMKVVDRVGAGDAFLSVTALAAATGVPPEMLGFVGNVAGAQAVEIIGNQKAIDKLKLQKTIVSMLK
- a CDS encoding HAD-IIIA family hydrolase; protein product: MSGGGQDTMIRHGTILLAATQLANASNLLFQVVMGRTLSAEQFVVLATMLNIVLVLATPMDAVRTAMAHFASRLSGEGRAGEIRGLLGRSFAMMTWAAVPVVLAALAFGPALAAWFKLASAWPVVLTGLIVAGSFYMPVFIGALQGVQRFGWMVAAQHSWSVVRLALGWLLVAAVAPLAVWGLAGQLAGVAASVACGGLGWLAVSRGEPGDARARPAGVFRYFGFSLLILGGFAVLMNADLILVRGLFTPEAAQPFARAATIGRSVVFVSIPIALAMFPKVTSAGEVAAGSRGTLGRAFAFASLVILLAVGAVSFWPALPLRILFKVADPDAELVRLVRTVTWAMSPLGLAYLAMHFELAQHRFRPALPLLACAAAYVLAVALRHGEVGHVVQALAASSWLAVIWLLAGLPWRRRGSSALQDISPLNSVGGSSSRETAQAKDRPVPGPGRPCVFFDRDGIVNRSPGPGYVERVEDFYLLPEFVEALRVVRARGYEAVIVTNQRGVALGRMTAETVQAMHDELARRLRAEGLDLLDIRVCTANDNSHPDRKPNPGMILTAARRHGLDLSRSWMVGDHERDMEAGRRAGCRTVLVGGEGEPQPASTDFRIRDMADLPAFLEAHL
- a CDS encoding glycosyltransferase family 39 protein → MGSRTQPAAVPSRFSPGLILAAALLLSAFVLRFARLGHTPMWIDELDVFWNSRSERGPLDVILYTLGNCFEINTNEQMPFQYAWLKLFLGLYRLLGITEPGAALIRLPMALLGWLAVGLLYPVARRLYGRATGLWALGLGAVSFFQVYQSRDATAYNPLMFFLALHLLGATGWLRAEPPRLGDRLAFVAGAAGLLLSHLSAWFFLGAEGLLWAGRAAWRRWRGAEKRTWSAEWRGGAFEPAGWLLLCALPFLIVPWRAITAYQPPGLKEEVEISTLSWPFLRYQLAHFGWGLGAGRLAGFALALAGGAAALFSVRSTRARGAAHLFMLAAPVLLLFAVPHSLVFPRYLTIVYFPLLILAARGLAWWTEQAGRALRLPARWAFLPAAAVAALVAAWHVRPMAQLFALRTKLMPVPQLIEWLESRLPENGLYVWESGYNLRDVPGAYPVRGRQAAFMTMHSGTIRAPGVAERLAPMGRDLFQRFPLAALLATGFPEPPAEGPWAWIATDFARREVIRNEGLEALHRYGFSPHGVVYPANLNIVCYFNRPEDLSARQAADGSPFLAYPDGPGWRYLQTREGLLFACPEPAGALRVRNPSGETRAARVRLEGAVQAAGSLRVTGPDGQVLTRTLQPGNQVRQEFGPFSFPPGDHEVRMEFWPSGRNALLVYAFQVIPGDAEP